The genomic region GGTAGTTTCCATCCCCTCCTAAATTACAAAAATTTAAGTAACTAGTCTGACGACTTTATAAAGTCGGTACGTACTGCTGTTTTTCTGGTACGTCGGTATATTCAGCCACAATCTGACGAAACTCTTCGCCGTCGATGGTTTCTTTCTCGATCAACAAATCGACTAAACGATCCGTAACCGTACGATTGTCACGGATAAGTTTCTTCGCCAACTCATAGCACTCTTCGACAATAACGCGAACCTGAGCATCGATGCGAGAAGCGATCGCGTCTGAGTAATCGGAACGAGTCATCAAGTCACGACCCAAAAACACCTCTGAATTTTGGCTATCCAACGCCAGGGGACCCAACTCTGACATCCCGAATTTTGTCACCATCTGCCGCGCCATTCCCGTCACCTGTTGCAAGTCGTTACCCGCACCAGTGGTTACTTCTGCCGTACCAAAGATAATATCTTCAGCAGCTCTACCACCCAAAGCACCGCTAATTCTAGCTTTGAGCTGCGATCGCGAGATCAATCCTTGTTCTTCGCTAGGAGTAAACCAAGTCAAACCTTGAGCTTGTCCGCGCGGTACTAGCGTGACTTTCTGTACCGGATCGTGGTCTTTAATCAGCGTACCGATTAAAGCATGTCCGATTTCATGATAGGCAATCAACCGCTTGCTCTTACTATCTACCAACGGTGTGCCTTCCATCCCTGCCACAACGCGGTCTACAGCGTCGTCAATTTCTAGCAGGGTAATCGCATCTTTGCGCCGTCTAGCTGTTAAAATCGCTGCTTCGTTCAGCAAGTTAGCTAAATCTGCTCCTGTAAAGCCAGGAGTGCGACGAGAAATTGCTTCTAACGATACAGTGTCAGCAAGTTTCTTGTTTCTAGCGTGGACTTTGAGAATCTCCAAGCGACCTTTGATATCCGGTGCATCGACTGTAACTTGGCGATCGAATCGACCGGGACGTAATAATGCCGCATCGAGTACGTCAGGACGGTTGGTAGCAGCAATGATGATGATTCCCGTATTGCCTTCAAACCCGTCCATTTCTGTGAGTAACTGGTTGAGAGTTTGCTCTCTCTCATCGTTTCCACCACCAATTCCCGCACCTCTTTGTCTGCCTACCGCATCAATTTCATCAATGAAGATCAAACAAGGAGCGTTGTCTTTGGCTTTCTTAAATAAATCCCGTACCCGCGATGCACCTACACCGACAAACATTTCGACGAA from Chroococcidiopsis sp. SAG 2025 harbors:
- the ftsH2 gene encoding ATP-dependent zinc metalloprotease FtsH2, with product MKFSWRVLVLWTLPALVIGFFFWQGAFAGAPADMSKNAASTRMTYGRFLEYLDAGRVSSVDLYEGGRTAIVEAVDPELDNRVQRLRVDLPYSAPELIAKLRAGNVSFDSHPMRNDGAIWGLLGNLIFPVLLIGGLFFLFRRSSNIPGGPGQALNFGKSRARFQMEAKTGIKFDDVAGIDEAKEELQEVVTFLKQPERFTAVGARIPKGVLLVGPPGTGKTLLAKAIAGEAGVPFFSISGSEFVEMFVGVGASRVRDLFKKAKDNAPCLIFIDEIDAVGRQRGAGIGGGNDEREQTLNQLLTEMDGFEGNTGIIIIAATNRPDVLDAALLRPGRFDRQVTVDAPDIKGRLEILKVHARNKKLADTVSLEAISRRTPGFTGADLANLLNEAAILTARRRKDAITLLEIDDAVDRVVAGMEGTPLVDSKSKRLIAYHEIGHALIGTLIKDHDPVQKVTLVPRGQAQGLTWFTPSEEQGLISRSQLKARISGALGGRAAEDIIFGTAEVTTGAGNDLQQVTGMARQMVTKFGMSELGPLALDSQNSEVFLGRDLMTRSDYSDAIASRIDAQVRVIVEECYELAKKLIRDNRTVTDRLVDLLIEKETIDGEEFRQIVAEYTDVPEKQQYVPTL